The genomic DNA ATCTTCTTGCATTCGAATAAACAACCTATgcttattttaaataaaataagaaaaaaatatataaacaaTTTACATATTactaattattttaataatattaattatttttaacaatCTATCCATATTATTAAACTATACTATTACAAGCAAAATATAAGATAATTTAATTGGTTGCTTGACACCTTCCAAAAAAATATTAGCATCTTCTAAAAACACAAATTAAGATTTTATATAAAATTGATTTAACATAAAATACTctcattaataaattaatattcaCAATATTATTATATCAATATaaacataattaaataaattaatattcaCAATCTGTACTATACTCTTACAAGCGAAATCATGTTTCGCTTGGCCGGTTGGTTAATGACTTCCTAAAAAGTATGTTAACATCTTCAAAATAAAGTTTAAATAAAtagtataatttaattaaaaaaattaaaacataaaccctataaaaaaatattcaacttaatttctaatcGTATTCAACTTCTTTTTCTTATCTTCTTTGTAGGAACcaaacacttccaaaattaattttaccaatttaaattataatataacaaaataatataatttacaTACAAAATTATAtgaggactttttaagattttagCTCATGAATTGCACGGATTATAGGCTAGTATACTATTAGAAAAGAAATAGAGAGTAATTTACCTTTTTCTGAAATTACTATAAAGATCACTACCACATAAATGGTCTTCAACAAcatcaaaaaaaatattaaaaatgctGAAAAATGTAGCTATAGGGCGTAAGGCAACACTTTAGTCAATTTTGTGGGTGTTGAAAATTTGCATGTGGCCTTTGATGTTATGCCAACACATTTTAGAAAGCAATGCCAACATCCATATTATGTTGCTTTAGGGTCCTATGACAACATTTTTTACTCAATAGCAACACCAACACTGGTGTTGGTCTTAACTCTATGGCAACACCCTCTAGTCAATAGCAACACACTATTGATGTTGACTTAATTGTTATTGCAACATCTTTCTCCATCAATAGCAACACTACTCGATTAACATTTCTTATTTTTCCAACACCTCATCATGTTATAGCAACACCAATTGAATTATTTTTGCCTTAACACTTTATAAGACAAATGCAACATTTTTAGTGGTATTTTTTTAAATAGCTTGTTACTTAAAAAGACCTCCCAGTTTTAATCAATTTCAtctaaaaaaatcaaaataatatacaAACCAATTCCAACTAAGATATGCAATGTCAAATTAATTTGAATATAAAgtttaaactcatacttgaataAACTTTAAAGTCATACAATTCCAACTATTTTGACCTAAAAGCTTATGATACAAGATAAGATTATATGTTTCGGTCAAAATCAGAAGCTCATGAAATTGCATCAGAAGAATTTATCCTGACTTTAAGTTTAGGATATGCATCCACAAAGCTCTCAAGATTTGGTGTTGTTTCAACTACTGTGTTTTCTGCAGGAAGACCTTGATCTTGTTGAGGAGTCATGATATCAGAAGGATCTTGCTCATTGACCAACTTCGAACCGCCCATTGTTGATTCATGTAATTCAGGTTCCACCTTTACACTAGTATCCTTTCTTTCTAAGGCTAGTACTGGGTTAGGGAAAGATTCCAGAGGAGAACTTTCTTTAACAGTTTCTGCACTCTCATAAAAAAGAAGGCTTACTACCGAAAGTAATGTCAAGCAACTCAGAAATTATCGACTGTGCAACCTATATGAAGTTATTCTAAaacttataaaatatttggaaCTTCATAATTGGAATTACCTGGCCTTGTGCTGGATGTGGTACATCTAAGACATGTGCGAGGCtgctcata from Apium graveolens cultivar Ventura chromosome 5, ASM990537v1, whole genome shotgun sequence includes the following:
- the LOC141659371 gene encoding uncharacterized protein LOC141659371 isoform X1 — its product is MGVLKKWRVLKWPTLFMYKRDPHEHPDISEGCLNILMDKCSGPVLTKMQRNGGRLTLDQILRFQFSFEKIITKIYIYIYEQPRTCLRCTTSSTRPETVKESSPLESFPNPVLALERKDTSVKVEPELHESTMGGSKLVNEQDPSDIMTPQQDQGLPAENTVVETTPNLESFVDAYPKLKVRINSSDAIS